CTCTCGCGCAGCAGTCAGCCAGAAGCTCCACCAGGACCTGCCGCTTGAGGCTGAAGTAGCCCTCCAAGAGCCGCTGTGCGTTCGGGGCGCGCACGTCATGCAGCCCCAGCCCCAGGTTCTCCAGCGTCAGCGACTCATCCATGGCCACCGCGCGCGTCCTGCGGCCAGGGTGCTGCACCACCAAGCCCCGCGCCGCCAGTCGACGCACCGCTTCGCGGAGGGTGCCTCTGCACACGTTGAATCGACGCGCCAGCTTCGCTTCCGGACCGAGCTGCCCACTCGGATGCACCCGTCCCAGCGCGATATCGCGCTCGAGCTGCTCCTCCACGTACGCCACGAGTCCGCCTCGTCCCATCCCCATCCCCTCCTCGAATCAGCATGGCCATCCAACCACAGGGGTCTGACATGGACGTGCGGGCCCACCCTCCGGTGGCCCGGGCGGCTAAAACCTGTCCGACAGTCGGACAGGTTTCTGGAAAGCGCCTCCGGCGGGCGGCTTCTGTCCGTGCGGCGTGGATGGATCAGATGGAAGGAAACCGCACTCCCGGCAGGACGAGCAGCTTCGCGCCCTCCGCGTCCTGGAGTTCCAACGTGTAGACGCCGCGAGCCTCCTGGGACTGCGCTTCGGCTTCCACAATGATCTGGGCGCTCTCGGCTTCGGACCCGGAAGCCACTTCGAGCACTTCCACGACCCTCAGGGTTTGATGATTCGGGCCGCGGAGGCTCGCCTTGGCGGCCTTGCTCGGAAGGGGCGTCCGCACGGAGAACTCCAGTTGCACCGCGACCCGGCGTGCGGAGCGGAAGCTTCTGACTTGGAACATTGCGCCCGAGGCTCCTGTTTCGGGAGCCTTTAGCTGCAACGTTTGAACTCCTCCTTGACCCAGAACCGCAGTGGACAGGATCGCCGCCAGCCCCACGTCGGGACAGGACTGCTCGGAAAGCAGAGTGGCTGTGTCATCGGACACCCCTCCATCCGCGGCTGCGAGGAACGGAAGCAGGAACAGGAGCATAGGTCCTCCTATTCGTCGTATCGCCACACGCCCCGGATGGACATCATGTTGGGAACAACGGCGGTGTTCTCATTTCCCCCCTCGCTGCGAGGAACACCCCGCGTGCGGTCATCCAGGAACCAGAGTTCAATACAGACAGGAAATGTTTCACCGGTCTTGTTCTGACGCAGTTGCGTGAAACGGCCATAGACTCGTTTGGAACCGACGTAGAGCGTGCCCGTGAGCATGGAGCCGTGCCTTACGCGTCCCTCACTGCCGAGGGTGTACACAGCGGCACGTCCTTCTCGGACTGTAACGAAATCGGAGCGCGTATTTGGGTCAAATTTGGCGGCCCACTGGATTCCGTCAACCCTGAGCGCCTTCATGGCTGCCTTTGCATCCTCCGGACAGTCCTCCGCGGGAGGCGTGGGCCGGTCCACCAGGGGAGCGCTGGCGCAGGCCATGCCCGCCATGCAGGACGCAAGCGTCGCGGCCTTGAGCGCACGAGCGGGTTTCGGAGACGGCGGGGCAGGGGGCTTGGTCGTCACGGGAGTGTGTTCCTCTTTCTGTGCCACCACGGGGGCGGCGACGGGAACACTGTGCGGGCGGTCCGGCGGGCTCGCCAGTTTATGACCAACAGGGGCGGAAAGACTATCCGAGACCTGGAGGGTTGTATGGCGAGTCCAGCCCCGCAGCAGGACCTCCCAGGTCCGGGGGCCCGCCAGCAGCAATCCCAGGCAGGCCACCACTCCCACCCAACCCCAGGCCGGCAACCGTCGCGGGGCCACCGGCTCGGGAACGGGCCGGGGCCTGGGCGCGGGTGTCAGGTAGGGCTGCGCGGG
The sequence above is drawn from the Corallococcus sp. NCRR genome and encodes:
- a CDS encoding DUF2381 family protein, with protein sequence MLLFLLPFLAAADGGVSDDTATLLSEQSCPDVGLAAILSTAVLGQGGVQTLQLKAPETGASGAMFQVRSFRSARRVAVQLEFSVRTPLPSKAAKASLRGPNHQTLRVVEVLEVASGSEAESAQIIVEAEAQSQEARGVYTLELQDAEGAKLLVLPGVRFPSI